The genomic DNA ATCTTCATGTTGCCGGCCAGCGCGTAGGCGACGCACAGCGGCGGCGAGGCCAGATAGTTCGCCCGCGTGTGCGGGTTCACCCGGCCTTCGAAGTTGCGGTTGCCCGACAGCACGGCGGCGACCACAAGGTTGCCCTCCTCCACCGCCGCGGCGATGGGGTCGGGCAGCGGGCCGCTGTTGCCGATGCAGGTGGTGCAGCCGTAGCCGACGATGTTGAAGCCGAGCTGGTCGAGATAGGGCTGGAGCCCGGCCTTGGCCAGATAGTCGGTGACCACCTGCGAGCCCGGCGCCAGCGAGGTCTTGACCCAGGGCTTGGACTTCAGCCCCTTCTCCACCGCCTTGCGGGCCAGCAGGCCGGCGGCCACCAGAACCGCCGGGTTGGAAGTGTTGGTGCAGGAGGTGATGGCAGCGATCACCACCGCCCCCTGGTCGAGGCTGTAGCCGCAGCCCTGCACCGGGACCGAGCGGTCGGCGTCCTCCGCCTTGAAGGTCCCCACCAGATCGCCGCCGAAGCTCTGCGCCGCCTGGGACAGCGGCACGCGGTCCTGCGGGCGCTTCGGGCCGGCCAGCGACGGCTCGACCGTCGTCATGTCCAGCTCCAGCGTGTCGGTGAAGACGGGGTCCGGCGTGCCGGCGTCGCGCCACATGCCCTGGGCGCGGGCGTAGGCCTCGACCATCGCCACGCGGTCGGCGTCGCGGCCGGTGAAGGTCAGGTAGCGGATGGTCTCCGCGTCGATCGGGAAGATGCCGCAGGTGGCGCCGTATTCCGGGGCCATGTTGCCGATGGTGGCGCGGTCGGCCAGCGTCAGGTGGTCCAGACCCGGCCCGTGGAACTCCACGAACTTGCCGACCACGCCCTTCTTGCGCAGCATCTGGGTGACGGTCAGCACGAGGTCGGTGGCCGTCGTGCCCTCCTTCAGCCGCCCGGTCAGCTTGAAGCCGACGACCTCGGGGATCAGCATGGAGATGGGCTGGCCGAGCATGGCCGCCTCCGCCTCGATGCCGCCGACGCCCCAGCCGAGCACGCCCAGCCCGTTCACCATGGTGGTGTGGCTGTCGGTGCCGACCAGCGTGTCGGGATAGGCGACCAGCTTGCCCGCCGGGTCGGTGTCGGTCCACACGCCCTGCGCCAGATACTCGACGTTCACCTGATGACAGATGCCGGTGCCCGGCGGCACGACGCGGAAATTGTCAAAGGCCTTCTGGCCCCAGCGCAGGAAGGCGTAGCGTTCCAGGTTGCGCTCGAACTCCAGCTCGACGTTCTTCTCGAAGGCGGACGGGTTGCCGAAGTAATCGACCATCACCGAGTGGTCGATGACCAGATCGACCGGCACCAGCGGGTTGATCTTCTTGGGATCGCCGCCCAGTGCGGCCATCGCCTCGCGCATCGCCGCCAGATCGCAGACCGCCGGCACGCCGGTGAAATCCTGCATCAGCACGCGCGCCGGGCGGTAGGCGATCTCACGGTCGGACCGCTTGTCGTGAAGCCACTGGGCCACCGCCTTCACGTCGTCGGTGGACACCGTGCGCCCGTCCTCGAAGCGCAGGAGATTCTCCAGCAGCACCTTCATCGAATAGGGCAGCCGGGAGAGGTCGCCCAGCCCGGCGTCCTCCGCGGCCTTGATGCTGAAATAATCGTAGCTCTTGCCCCCGACGGACAGGGAGCGGCGGGTTTTCAGCGAGTCCTGACCGGTGAACGTCGTCACGGTACCCCTCCTTCGCGTTATTGGCGGACCGGCCGGGCGGCGGCCGTGGTTTCCGCATGTCTCAACCGCCTGATTTAGTGCCGGTCCCGCCCCCCTTCAAACGGCGCCGTGCAAAGGGCAGGCAAGCGGAAGCGTGGGGGCTGCGCTCTCTTCGTG from Azospirillum brasilense includes the following:
- the acnA gene encoding aconitate hydratase AcnA, translating into MTTFTGQDSLKTRRSLSVGGKSYDYFSIKAAEDAGLGDLSRLPYSMKVLLENLLRFEDGRTVSTDDVKAVAQWLHDKRSDREIAYRPARVLMQDFTGVPAVCDLAAMREAMAALGGDPKKINPLVPVDLVIDHSVMVDYFGNPSAFEKNVELEFERNLERYAFLRWGQKAFDNFRVVPPGTGICHQVNVEYLAQGVWTDTDPAGKLVAYPDTLVGTDSHTTMVNGLGVLGWGVGGIEAEAAMLGQPISMLIPEVVGFKLTGRLKEGTTATDLVLTVTQMLRKKGVVGKFVEFHGPGLDHLTLADRATIGNMAPEYGATCGIFPIDAETIRYLTFTGRDADRVAMVEAYARAQGMWRDAGTPDPVFTDTLELDMTTVEPSLAGPKRPQDRVPLSQAAQSFGGDLVGTFKAEDADRSVPVQGCGYSLDQGAVVIAAITSCTNTSNPAVLVAAGLLARKAVEKGLKSKPWVKTSLAPGSQVVTDYLAKAGLQPYLDQLGFNIVGYGCTTCIGNSGPLPDPIAAAVEEGNLVVAAVLSGNRNFEGRVNPHTRANYLASPPLCVAYALAGNMKIDLTKDPIGTGHDGQPVYLKDIWPTNQEVQDAIDASLSAEMFRSRYGNVFEGPAQWRGIQTAEGQTYEWQAGSTYVKLPPFFADMPKTPEAVSDVRGARALAVLGDSITTDHISPAGSIKKTSPAGEYLLSHQVRPQDFNSYGARRGNHEVMMRGTFANIRIRNEMLAGVEGGETRHYPSGEQLPIYTAAMRYAQEGVPLVVIAGKEYGTGSSRDWAAKGTKLLGIRAVIAESFERIHRSNLVGMGILPLQFKDGLTRNDLALDGTETFDIDGIEQDLRPRKDVTMTITRADGQTRQVPLLLRIDTVDEVEYYRNGGVLNFVLRNLAK